The genomic stretch TCCAACTAACCTTATCCAGGCAGTCGGTCTTGCAGACGCCTGGGCACAAGCCGTGAATTTTGTCATGAAGCACGGCATGGAGATAAAGACCGAGTACGGCCCAATGTCAAGGGATATCTGTTCTGCAATAGAGATCCGTGACCCGTATGCAGAACCCATGCTGCATCCCCAGTTCCCTACAAAAGAGTTGCATGTTAAGGAGTACCTGAAGCAGTGGGAGAGGGAATATGACTGGAGAAAGCAGGGATTTGAGTATAATTACATGGACAGGCTGATAAATTATCCATCTCGCGGAAAGGATGTTGACCAGTTGAAGGCAATAAGGGACCTGCTCCCCCAGGGCGTATCGCGCCGCAGGCAGGCTATTACATGGATACCGGAACGCGACCTTTTCGTAAAGGAAGACCAGCCATGCCTTCAGCGCCTGTGGGTCAGGGCGCTGGGTGAAGGAAATGCCGAGATGCATTGCATGTGGCGCTCGCGCGACCTGTTTGCTGCATGGAACAGCAATATGGTCGGTTTGCTTACCATGATAAGACGGGAGGTGCTAGACCCCAACAACCTGAAACTTTTAAAGGTGGTAGATTTCTGCAATTCGCTGCATATCTATGAGGCGGACTGGGAAGAGGCATCGAAGGTTAAGCCTCTGCCGAAGAGCCCGCAGATGATGAGGTAATAATATTGTCTAAATGAATATCTTATCTGAATACTTTCCATCCGATACTTCGAGAGAATCCCTTCTTGCTGCACAAAGGATTGTAGCCAGGAAAGCGAAAATCAAAGATGATGTCGGCGATCTTCGACTTATCGCGGGCGTGGACCAGGCATTTGTGAAAGATAAAATCATCTCAGGGATAGTTGTCCTGGATTATGGTTCGCTTGATGTTGTCGGGAGTGTTCATTCTGTCGAAACAGTGAGCTATCCCTACATCCCAACATTCCTGAGCTTCCGCGAAGGGCCAGCAATTGTTAGCGCTTTTAGAAAATTGAAAAATCCTCCCGACATTCTGATGGTGGACGGCGCCGGGATAAATCACCCACGCTTCGCAGGTATTGCCACACACATAGGAGTCGCGCTAAACGTACCAACAATCGGCATTACCAAAAAGATTCTCTGCGGGAAAGGGGTTGAGCCCTCGCAAGAAGGAGAGGCGTCGCCTCTTGTCCATGAAGGCAAGATAGTCGGATGGGTGTTAAAATCCAGAGAGAAGACCAAGCCAATCATCGTGGCACCCGGTCACAGGGTTTCGCTTGAAAGCTCACTTTCGATAGCGAAGGCATGCCTTCACGGGCATAAGCTCCCGGAGCCTGCAAGACTTGCCCATGAGTACGTGAACGAGCTAAAAAGAAAACTTTCTGAATCTCTATTTTAACCAGACCACTTTTGGTTCTATTTTTTCGGGCATGGAAGTTTTGCTTTTTGGATAACCGAATATCAGAGGTGCAATAGCTTTATAGCCGTCCGGGGCGCCCAGTTCCTTCAGCAATTCTTCATTCATCAGGGCAGGGAGAACACCTCCGATCCAGCAGCTCCCGATCCCTTTTGAATGGGCGGCAAGCATCATATTCTGGGCTGCCATTGAACAATCGAAATCAACGGTCGGTGCGCTCTTGTTGCCGAGAATAATCACAAGGACAGGTGCATTATAGAACATATCCGTGCCTTTTGTTTTAAGAAAGACGAGGAAATCTCTTGCCTTTTGAGAACTATCTTTCATTGGCTCAAGCAGAGGGATCATGGATTTCTTCCCGCTTTCCGATATCTTTCTCATTGCATCTTTATTTTTTATCACAAGAAAGCTCCATGGCTGCGTATTGAAACCGGTTGGCGCATACCTGGCACAATCGATGAGGAATTTGATCTCATCATCCGGGATCTGGTCTTGCTTAAATTCACGAACACTGCGTCGTGTTTTGATCATTTCAATGATGTCTTTCAAAATAACACCCCACGATTAATTATCCTTCATTTCAATTATACTTTTCCTGACAAAACCAATCCACTCCGAAAATCCTTCCCCCGTCTTAAGGCTCATTTTCAGCACATCAATGCGCGGATTGATGGTACGGGCATCCCTCACCATTTTGTCTGCATCAGCATTTACAGCTTCAGCAATATCGATTTTATTCACTATAATTAAGGCTGCGGCACTGAAGATCAGGGGATGCTTTTCCACGATGTCGTCGCCTTCGCTAACGCTCACAATTACTACCCGTTTATGCTCACCAAGTTCATAGTCGGTGGGGCAGATGAGATTCCCCACGTTCTCTATGAAAAGGAGGTCAATAGAGTCAAGCGGCAGACTTTCAAGCCCATGCTCGACCAGATGCGCATCGAGGTGGCATTCTTTCCCTGTGTTCAGCCCGATTGTCGGAATCCCATACTTTTCAAATCGTGCAGCATCAATTCTTGCTATCACATCGCCTGCGATGGCGCCTATCCTGTATTCGCTGCCAAGCCGCTCGATCGTTTTCTCTATCAATAATGTCTTTCCAGAACCGATTGCGCCCATTATGTTAAAAGCTGTAATTCCATGCCTTGAAAGATCATTGCGAGTTTTGCTCGCTATCCTGGAATTCTCTCCAAGAACGTCATAATTAATAGAGATATCCTCGATGGTATGCATATTAAAAAAATCGAAAGGGAGGTCTAATTCCTCTTTTATTCTAAACCATATCCTTGAGATTGAACTTGTATGGGCCGAGGGTGCCGCCATAGTTCCCTGCGCTTATCTTTTTGACACCAGGGATCTTCACTGCAGCGGCTATTCCGGCTTTCATGGATCTGCTGATGTCGTCAACGCTCAGGCCATTGATAACGATCTCATAAATGGCATTTACATTTGCGGGCACCTTCGTATCCTTAATTTTTGCCTTGAGCGAAGGGCTGAATTTCTCGTTCGTGGTGGCTTTCATGAACTTGTAGTTCGTGAAGCCCACTTTTGAGCCGCTCGCCACTATTCCGCCGGGGAAAGGGGTTATCGTGCCATCCTGCTGGGCTATCGCATCCACGGCATTCTCGGCCGCTGCAAGGGCAGCCATCTGGTTATCGGCCATTATGAAGAAATTCCCGCCTGCAATGCCTTCCTGCGCGCCGATGCTGTGCTCTGCAATGAAATCGCCCTGCATCATAGGTATCTTATATGCTTTCCTTCCTCCAATATTGGTCTCTGATTCAAAGCCATCCCCGAAGAACTTGAGCTTGAAACCAGTATCGAACTGTTTTTCAGCGTTGGGTAAACCGTTCCACATTGCTGCGGTTGGCGCGGTCAGGACGCACTGGCCCAGCCTCTTCAAAAGCTGCTCTTCGAGGGCTTTGAAGCCGAACGTACATATCTGGATATATGCTCCAGGCCTTCCATCCGGCGTTTCATTGCCGTTTACGACTTTCTCGACGCCGGCCTCGGCCGGGCACATTATTACTGAAGTCCCAAAACCTGTTGCTTCCTGCGCCGCAACAAGAGCCCATCTCTTGGTTGCACCTGTGATCAAAATTCTTGCTATCTTTATCGGAAACGCTTCCGCGAATGTATCTTCTATTTCTATTCCATTAAGTTCCATTTTATATCCCTCACTTTGATGAAACCAAGATATTCATCCCTTTCAAAAAGGTTCATCAAACAAATCTTTGTTTTTTATGTATTACCTGATATATGCTTCGAAATGTTTCGAGCAGAAGAAAAGAAAATAAAACGTTTTTCTATTTGGCAAATTCTTCCATGGCGCGGCTTGCAAGTTCATGCATTCGCACTGAAGTCCTCCCGGCTCCGGAGAATTCATCATGGGACATTATGGACGCAATCTCCTTACCAAGCACGAAGATTGCATGTTTGTGTTCGGCTTTACTGCGATGCACATGTATGGGGCTTATTTGAAGAGACCGGTATTGGGAAAACTCTCCCTCTCCTTTTTCCTCAAAAAACTTTTTCATCTGCACCATCAGTGTGTGTAGCTGAATCAACTCTTCTTTGTGTATAGAACCGCCTCCTATCTTTGCGTAACTGCGGGCACAGCAGTTGTATGTCTGTTCACATTTATTCGATACTAAAACCATTTGCACGGAAGACGCCTTCCTACCCAATAGACTTAAAGTTTCCGATTTAATCTTAATGATTCATCGTGACTATTTAATTTTATGGTGTCACTATGATTTTCAGGTGTTGGAAACGCGGATATTCCTTGATATAAACGCCGTATGTTCCTGGTTGACTGAACGTGTAGTTAAACTGGGCACGATTCCATCTTAATATCGCTCTTGTATTGTTTGTCCATAAGCCCTCCTCATTCACAATGGTTAGCTTTTCTTCAGGACTGGTGGCATCATTTATCCATATTATGGAATCTCCTGAATTAATGGTAATTGTTCTATTATAAACATCATACTTGACCGGCCTTGAAGAATTGCTAACTATCCTGGGAAAACCATAATAGTTATCAACGTCGGAATAATAAAAAACCGAAACTCTGGCAATTGTTGGGGTCGGCGTAGGAATGGGAATGGTTGGCATAATCGTGGGCAATACGGTCAGGGTCGCTGTTGGAGTTTCTGTTGGGGTCGGAGTACGGACAGGCGCATTAACACATCCAAGGACAGAGGAAAATAAGATTATAAGAATTAATGAAATTAACTTAATATTTTTCAAATCATTCACCTGTCTCGTAATATCATTGTTCATAAATAACTCTATCGATTTGTTCTCTGATAGCGATTTAATCAGAGAAGTTTATTATCATTGCCTAACATGAATCACATGTATGGATAATGAAGAGAAAAAAGAGATGAAATGGATCTATGAAGAGATCGTGGGAAGGATCCCTCCATTTTCCCTGCTTTCGTATCAATACAGCATACTTCTCCAGTTGCTCTTCCTTCTGGTCCTCGGGCTTATGCTTGGGTTCATTTTCAATCTGGAGCCTATCGCTCTCTTTTATGGTTCTCTGGCAATACTTGTGGCGGTGTTATGGAGCCGGCTTATCCTCCAACTTGGCCCAACTCTTCGAAAATTCAGGGCGCCACTGAGCAGGGATGAAAATGAGCTGCTTGAGAGGTACAAAGGAATTCTTTTCCATCGGAACCATTACGAAGCCATCCCCGGACTTGCCATTTTCATTCCATTCATGGTTTATCTAATATATTTTGGATCGCACTTATTGGAATACTGGCTGGGAAAAAACCCGAATCTCATATTGCTTCTGTTCGTGAGCCTTCTCATCTGGGACATCTGTTACAGGATGGGGCTCGGCATATGGACTTCCATACTTGCGCTCTGGCGATCCGTCCGGCTCAAAAGGCTTGCAGAAAAAAGGACTGAACTTGAGCATACGCCATATACCGAACTGCGCTCCCTTCGAAAACTCGATACGAATAATGTGCTCTTTGGAATGATATCACTTCTGCTATTACCTGTTCTGCAAACTGACAATTTTCTCGTAACGATAATAGTTGTTTTCATGGTCTTTGTCACTCTTATATCTGTTATTTCAGCCTACATAATCTCAAAGGTGCCCTGGCTTCCTCCTGATATATACAATCTCGTAAAAGAGTCCAGTTTCGCTTATGTTGGAACCTCTCTCAAAGGCGTCCCGCATGTCACTCCTGTGGTTTATATTTTTGACGGGCAGAAAATTTTTTTTAACACCTCAAAAGAGGCAAAAAAATTGAAAACAATGCGCGAAAACAATAAGGTGGCTTTCTTAATAGATAAAAGGGATATGAGCAACATCTACGAGAACAAAGCCGTATTATTCACAGGCGAGGTAAAAATCTACGGCTTGCTTGATATTCCTCTGAAATTCATCCAGATGCTTGGGGCTGTCCACCTTTTCATAAAAAAATATCCTGAATACACAAGAAAATATTCGACTTCAGAATTGCCAAAAGCCTGGCAGTTGACCCCTATTATCGCAAGAATACTTGTAGAGGTAAAACCGGTTAAGATCATTTACTGGAGAGGCGCAAAACAGATCAGTGTTCCGGTGTGATATGAGAATACCTGATGAAATGCTGAACATATTATATGGTAATTATTTCGGCTATTTATGCACAAGCGATAGCCTTGATCAGCCGCATCTTACCCCGGTATTTTTCGTATTTGTTGAACATTCCATGAAAATATTTTTCATCACCAATGAGAAATCAAAAAAGGTGGGGAACATTTCCGAAAACCCCAATATCAGCATAACCGTAGATATTCGAGATCCGATAAATCCATTCAACAATGAAGGGGTCATGGCACAAGGCAAAGCGGAGATTACGGAGAGAGGGCCCATCTATTTCCTGCCTGAAGAGACGCTTCAGCTTTACCGTGATATTTACCTGGAATTCAAGAGCAAATACCAGGCTGTAATAGAGAATCGACCTCTGGGAGAGAATGATGTGATAGTTCAGATCAGCATCGAAAAAATGGTTTACTGGAAAGGACCTCATTTTAAATCCGTGCGAATCAAAGAAGGTAAAGTAATGTGATGTATATCGATACCTGCACTTCGCGTAATAAAATGTTCTCGCGGATAACGCCAGGATCAAGAGTGCTGGAAATTGGCTGCGAATCCGGCAGGCTTGCGAATCTTCTGACACTTAAGAAAAAATGCATGGTTTATTGCGTCGAGAAAGATCCGGTAATGGCAGTAATTGCGGGAAATAAATGCGTGGAGATACACAATATTGATGTTGAGAATACCGATCTCCCATTTGAAACTGGATTTTTCGATTACATCATCCTTGGAAATGTCCTTGAACATATGAGGGAACCCGCTGAAGTACTGTCCAGACTTAAGAAATTTCTTTCTGACAAAGGTTTCCTGATATATTCTGTCCCGAACATCGTCAACTGGCATTCGAGAATGACCATTTTTTTTGGGAAATTTGAGTATGCGGAAAGCGGTGTTTTTGAGAAAAGCCATCTGCGTTTTTATGATCTCAACTCTGCAAAAAAGCTTGCAAGTGACGCAGGATACATTCTTATCTGGCTGGATGTTACACCGAGTATCTATCTTTTTAAAGAGAGATTGAATTTCTTATGGTACAGGCTTGCAGTGCTCTGGAAGAACCTTTTCGCCGACGAGTTCATTATTCAGGCAAGAAAAGCAGTGCAGCTTTAAGAGTACATGGGGTTGTAGCTCTGGCGAAGCGCCATGCCTATCTGCTCAATGAAAATCTCGGGAGGCTGCGCGCCCATGAACGACGTGTCCTCATTTATCACAATGGTCGGAACGCTCATCACGCTGTATCTCTGGGCAAGATACGGGAATTCCGTCATCTCGATCACATCGGAACGAATGAATTCATTTTCAATGGCGAATTGGTGCGCGATCCTCGCCGCTCTCGGGCAATAAGGGCATGTTGGTGAAACAAACACCTGTATATGGACTGGTTTTTGAATCTCGGCCAGCCTTTTCTTTATATTGTCGGGTAAGGATGTGCTGCCTCTAGATGCATCCAATATATCCTCAATTATAACAGGAAACTCATAACCCGCGGGAACACCGTAATACCTGATGTGGTAATCTCTTTTTCCCACAATTGCGATGGCCGGGATATTTTTTATGTTGTATTTGAGGTCTTCATCGCCATTTAATACGAAATCATAAACTTTTGTTTTTATCCTTGGTGATAAAGTCCCCAGTTCAAGCACTATATCGCGCGCTTCCTTGCAGAACTGGCACTCCAGCTCCTGAGTGAAAACTATGAGCTCAACATCTCCGGTCAGTTTATCCAACTGCTTTTTTATCAGTTCTTTCTGGGCAGGATTGAGGATCATGCATCTTATTCAACAGATTTAAGAAGTTTTTCTACCCTCTCGAAGACTGTTTTCATCTCTTTCAGCTCCGACAGGATCATATAACTTAAGTAAATGGATATCAGGCCAAGAATTGCTACCACAATTATCAGTGCATATACCGACCATTGCGTGCTTGAATCCGACAGCCATGGCATCATCTGCATATTTTTCCTCCTACTTTGTTAACTCCTTAATCATACTTAATGACAGTATTAATTCAAAATTCTTTGCTTTGTAAAATTTCTTTGTATAAGGCGGCTCTTCAAAATGTCTTATTTCGCTCTCCACAAGACCTGCGTTTTCAAGTTTTTTTAGGTGCAGGTATAGAAGTGGACGTGATACTCCCACTTCCTTGGCAAGTTCTGAGACATAGCATTCATCCTCCGCAAGAACAGCCATAATGGAAAGGCTCACCTCGTTCCCGAGCGCATTTAATATTTCTGAAAGAGCTTTTTTATCCAATGGTTCACCAATTAACTAAAAGAATCTGAAAATATTTAAAATAAAAGGGATCTATCTTTTAGCCTTCTATAAAAAGACTGGAAGTTTACTCAACCTCCAGTATTCTTAAAAAACCTCCGTGCCATGTGTGATACCAAACTGCACCAGTGTAACTGTTGACACTCAGCATTCCGTAGATCTTGCCGTCTTTCGTCACTTCAATCGTGTAGTAGCCATAAAAAGCATCCGCATCGCTAACTTTTGTTCCTGGCAGCGCCCTGTCGAGGTAGCTCTGGGCGAGAACCAGCGCCTGCTTTTCTGTCACATTTGCCTGTGCCTGCGTATTCCAGCCCATGTGCCCGTATTTAGTGTTCCACATCATGTTGGGACCCATTTCCGGCATAACTGCGCCCGTATATTTATTGACCAGAAGCTCAAAGGCATATTTATCCGTGCTTTTCTCCTTTACACCCGCATAGAAATTGTTCTCAAATTCCATGACTTCTGAAAGTTTAAGATCAATATTGCCCGAGGCGGTAAGATGTTGTTCCACTGCTTTTTTCGCATCTTCGATGGTTATGGATGTTGAATTCACCCCGGCATAACCGCCGCAGCCATAGCTGCCATTACCATAGCTTGCACCATATCCCATCATTCCGCCGCCCATCATCCCACCCGTATAACCATTTCCATATCCAGAGCCCATCATTCCAGACGCATTTCCGTAGCCGCCCATCATACCTTTTCCATCCCCAGCGCCGGATCCCATCATTCCGCCGTCCATCATCCCACCCGTATAACCATTTCCGTATCCAGAGCCCATCATTCCATACCCGGCTACATTTCCATAGCCGGCCATCATGCCATTACGGAACCCGCCATAGGAAGGTCTTGCGACCACATAGCCTGCTCCCAGCACGATAATGATTGCTGCTACCGCCGCAATTGTTTTCATGTTCATATATTTCACCTTTAATTACTTATTTCATATGTAAGTTTTTCTTACATTATATAATTTATATTACTAAGGTATAAAGATTTCGTCGTTTTGACTGATAGCAAAAAAAACATAAGGATTTTAAGGGATTAAGCCTTTATCGGGCGAAAGGAAGTATTTGAATGGAAATCCAGAGACCCCGCGGCACACGTGATTTTCTCCCCACAGAGATGGCAAGGCGAAGGTATGTCGAGAACAAACTGCGTGAGGTTGCAGAGAGGTGGGGATACGGGGAAATTAAGACGCCCACTTTTGAGCATATCGAGCTTTTCACCATAAAGTCCGGGGAAGGCATACTGGGCGAGATTTACAACTTCAGGGATAAAGGGGACCGCGAGATCGCACTGCGCCCGGAACTCACTGCGCCCGTGGTAAGGATGTACGTAGAAGAACTCCAGAGGTCGCCAAAGCCCCTGAAATTCTATTATTTTGATAACTGTTTCAGGTATGAGCGCCCCCAGAAAGGGCGCTTCCGCGAGTTTTTCCAGTTCGGCGTGGAGATCATAGGCAGTTCACGTCCGGAGTCAGATGCTGAGGTCATCGGGCTGGCTGTAGAAATGTTAAAAAGCGCAGGTGTAAAAGGAGACCTGCACGTAGGGCATCTCGGCATAATCAGGGCTTTGCTGAAAGATACGCTGCCCGAACTTCAGAGCAAGATAATGAGGCTAGTAGATAAAAAAGACGACAAAGGTCTTGAGGAATTCCTTGATGAGATAAATGCTCCTGATGACGTGCGCGGGAAGCTATTCCGCCTCATAGGGCTTCGCGGGATCAATGCAGTGCCTGAAGCGCGGCAGCTTGTGGGCGATATAGAAGCTGTTTCGCAGTTCGAAGAGCTCCTTGATCTTCTGGACATCTACGATCTTGAATATCAGGTGGATCTCGGTATTGCAAGGGGTCTTGACTATTATACAGGTATGGTATTTGAGATATACTGCGAGGGACTCGGCGCACAGAACCAGGTTTGCGGGGGAGGTTCGTACCGCCTTGCACAGTTGTTCGGGGGGGAGGACACACCTTCTACAGGTTACGCCATCGGATTTGACAGGATCATGGAGATTTGTGAAGCTAAGCCCGCAGAAATAAAACGAATAGTGGTCGTATCGTTTGATGACACGCGAAAGGAGGCAATTGTTATCGCAAAGAATCTGAGAGAGCATGTCTCGACATATCTGGACGTGATGGGGCGCAAGTTCAAGGATCAGATTTCCTATGCCAACACCATAGGCGCAAGCCATGTGGTGATTGTTGGGAAGAACGAGCTTGATGCAGGGAAGGTGGCGCTCAAGGATATGAAGACTGGCGAGCAGGAGCTGGTGACGATGGAGGAAGTGGTGGGGAGAATGATTACATAGATTTTAAGCTTTCGATATTCTCCTTTACAATTTTAGCGCTTCTAACATCCTTTAACTCTTCAAATAAATCTAGCGACATCTGGTCAGCCATTTCAATACAACCATACATCCCCTCTCCCGATTAAGTATAAATACAAGTTATACCAGACATAAACATTGGAGCTAATCAAAATGGAAGCCATAATGAAAGTAGGTCCCAAAGGGCAGGTAGTAATTCCTCAGGAAATCAGGCACGCTCTGAACATCTATCCAGGATCAAAGGTGCTGTTCAGGTTAGTCAATAAAAAATTGGAGATAGAAAAACCTCCACAGGACGCAATAGCCATCTTCAGAGAAAGCGCAAAAGGCATGGGTAAACTCAAGTTCCATCCTCATGAAGCGTATGAAGAGGAACTGGAAGAGAGGATAAATTGAATTATTTTGATTCAAATCTGATTATCTACGCAATGCTGGATGAAACAGAAATTGGAGAGTGGGCAAGAGGGTTACTGGAACGTATGCAGAATGAGGAGATGCCTGCATGTACTTCTTTTCTCACGTTCGATGAGGTTTTTTATAAGGTGAATAAAGTCAAAGGCTCTGGCGTTGCCATTAAAAACCTTGAAGCCTTCTTAACCATGCCAAATATGAGGTTTATCGATGTTAATGATGGTGTGATATGGAAATCTCTTGAACTTATCAGGGAATACCAGCTTCTACCGAGAGATTCCATACATGCAGCAACGGCTTTTATTGCAGGCGCAGAGACCATCTTTTCAGAGGATACGGATTTTGATAACATCCCGGGTTTAAAAAGAACATGGATGTTCTAAAATATATTCTCACACCCGCACTGCCACACCCTTTCTCTTTAGATACTCCTTTGCCTCGCCAATCGTGTACTCTTCGAAATGAAAAATGCTCGCCGCAAGCGCAGCATCCGCTTTTCCTTCGGTGAATGCCTCGTACATATGCTCGAGATTCCCCGCGCCTCCTGAGGCTATTATGGGAATATCAAGAGTCTCGGAGAGCGTTCTTGTAATAGGAAGATCATACCCATCCTTCGTGCCGTCCCTGTCCATGCTTGTAAGAAGTATCTCGCCAGAACCGAGTTTTTCCACTTTCTGCGCCCACTGCACGGTATCAAGGCCGGTAGGCGTCCTGCCCCCGTAGATGACGACCTCGTACCATGCTTTTGTTCCATCTTCAAGTTCGATAATTGTTTTATCCCGGTTGTCCCTGAGATCGGTATTGCGCCTGCAGTCAATCGCGGTTACGATACATTGGGAGCCGAATATTTCCG from Candidatus Methanoperedens sp. encodes the following:
- a CDS encoding thymidylate synthase, which codes for MKYPPTNLIQAVGLADAWAQAVNFVMKHGMEIKTEYGPMSRDICSAIEIRDPYAEPMLHPQFPTKELHVKEYLKQWEREYDWRKQGFEYNYMDRLINYPSRGKDVDQLKAIRDLLPQGVSRRRQAITWIPERDLFVKEDQPCLQRLWVRALGEGNAEMHCMWRSRDLFAAWNSNMVGLLTMIRREVLDPNNLKLLKVVDFCNSLHIYEADWEEASKVKPLPKSPQMMR
- a CDS encoding endonuclease V → MNILSEYFPSDTSRESLLAAQRIVARKAKIKDDVGDLRLIAGVDQAFVKDKIISGIVVLDYGSLDVVGSVHSVETVSYPYIPTFLSFREGPAIVSAFRKLKNPPDILMVDGAGINHPRFAGIATHIGVALNVPTIGITKKILCGKGVEPSQEGEASPLVHEGKIVGWVLKSREKTKPIIVAPGHRVSLESSLSIAKACLHGHKLPEPARLAHEYVNELKRKLSESLF
- a CDS encoding nitroreductase family protein, with translation MKDIIEMIKTRRSVREFKQDQIPDDEIKFLIDCARYAPTGFNTQPWSFLVIKNKDAMRKISESGKKSMIPLLEPMKDSSQKARDFLVFLKTKGTDMFYNAPVLVIILGNKSAPTVDFDCSMAAQNMMLAAHSKGIGSCWIGGVLPALMNEELLKELGAPDGYKAIAPLIFGYPKSKTSMPEKIEPKVVWLK
- the hypB gene encoding hydrogenase nickel incorporation protein HypB, which translates into the protein MAAPSAHTSSISRIWFRIKEELDLPFDFFNMHTIEDISINYDVLGENSRIASKTRNDLSRHGITAFNIMGAIGSGKTLLIEKTIERLGSEYRIGAIAGDVIARIDAARFEKYGIPTIGLNTGKECHLDAHLVEHGLESLPLDSIDLLFIENVGNLICPTDYELGEHKRVVIVSVSEGDDIVEKHPLIFSAAALIIVNKIDIAEAVNADADKMVRDARTINPRIDVLKMSLKTGEGFSEWIGFVRKSIIEMKDN
- the fhcD gene encoding formylmethanofuran--tetrahydromethanopterin N-formyltransferase is translated as MELNGIEIEDTFAEAFPIKIARILITGATKRWALVAAQEATGFGTSVIMCPAEAGVEKVVNGNETPDGRPGAYIQICTFGFKALEEQLLKRLGQCVLTAPTAAMWNGLPNAEKQFDTGFKLKFFGDGFESETNIGGRKAYKIPMMQGDFIAEHSIGAQEGIAGGNFFIMADNQMAALAAAENAVDAIAQQDGTITPFPGGIVASGSKVGFTNYKFMKATTNEKFSPSLKAKIKDTKVPANVNAIYEIVINGLSVDDISRSMKAGIAAAVKIPGVKKISAGNYGGTLGPYKFNLKDMV
- a CDS encoding UPF0058 family protein, with the protein product MHKEELIQLHTLMVQMKKFFEEKGEGEFSQYRSLQISPIHVHRSKAEHKHAIFVLGKEIASIMSHDEFSGAGRTSVRMHELASRAMEEFAK
- a CDS encoding pyridoxamine 5'-phosphate oxidase family protein: MDNEEKKEMKWIYEEIVGRIPPFSLLSYQYSILLQLLFLLVLGLMLGFIFNLEPIALFYGSLAILVAVLWSRLILQLGPTLRKFRAPLSRDENELLERYKGILFHRNHYEAIPGLAIFIPFMVYLIYFGSHLLEYWLGKNPNLILLLFVSLLIWDICYRMGLGIWTSILALWRSVRLKRLAEKRTELEHTPYTELRSLRKLDTNNVLFGMISLLLLPVLQTDNFLVTIIVVFMVFVTLISVISAYIISKVPWLPPDIYNLVKESSFAYVGTSLKGVPHVTPVVYIFDGQKIFFNTSKEAKKLKTMRENNKVAFLIDKRDMSNIYENKAVLFTGEVKIYGLLDIPLKFIQMLGAVHLFIKKYPEYTRKYSTSELPKAWQLTPIIARILVEVKPVKIIYWRGAKQISVPV
- a CDS encoding pyridoxamine 5'-phosphate oxidase family protein; translated protein: MRIPDEMLNILYGNYFGYLCTSDSLDQPHLTPVFFVFVEHSMKIFFITNEKSKKVGNISENPNISITVDIRDPINPFNNEGVMAQGKAEITERGPIYFLPEETLQLYRDIYLEFKSKYQAVIENRPLGENDVIVQISIEKMVYWKGPHFKSVRIKEGKVM
- a CDS encoding class I SAM-dependent methyltransferase; this translates as MFSRITPGSRVLEIGCESGRLANLLTLKKKCMVYCVEKDPVMAVIAGNKCVEIHNIDVENTDLPFETGFFDYIILGNVLEHMREPAEVLSRLKKFLSDKGFLIYSVPNIVNWHSRMTIFFGKFEYAESGVFEKSHLRFYDLNSAKKLASDAGYILIWLDVTPSIYLFKERLNFLWYRLAVLWKNLFADEFIIQARKAVQL
- a CDS encoding thioredoxin family protein, translating into MILNPAQKELIKKQLDKLTGDVELIVFTQELECQFCKEARDIVLELGTLSPRIKTKVYDFVLNGDEDLKYNIKNIPAIAIVGKRDYHIRYYGVPAGYEFPVIIEDILDASRGSTSLPDNIKKRLAEIQKPVHIQVFVSPTCPYCPRAARIAHQFAIENEFIRSDVIEMTEFPYLAQRYSVMSVPTIVINEDTSFMGAQPPEIFIEQIGMALRQSYNPMYS
- a CDS encoding winged helix-turn-helix domain-containing protein, whose translation is MDKKALSEILNALGNEVSLSIMAVLAEDECYVSELAKEVGVSRPLLYLHLKKLENAGLVESEIRHFEEPPYTKKFYKAKNFELILSLSMIKELTK
- the hisS gene encoding histidine--tRNA ligase; its protein translation is MEIQRPRGTRDFLPTEMARRRYVENKLREVAERWGYGEIKTPTFEHIELFTIKSGEGILGEIYNFRDKGDREIALRPELTAPVVRMYVEELQRSPKPLKFYYFDNCFRYERPQKGRFREFFQFGVEIIGSSRPESDAEVIGLAVEMLKSAGVKGDLHVGHLGIIRALLKDTLPELQSKIMRLVDKKDDKGLEEFLDEINAPDDVRGKLFRLIGLRGINAVPEARQLVGDIEAVSQFEELLDLLDIYDLEYQVDLGIARGLDYYTGMVFEIYCEGLGAQNQVCGGGSYRLAQLFGGEDTPSTGYAIGFDRIMEICEAKPAEIKRIVVVSFDDTRKEAIVIAKNLREHVSTYLDVMGRKFKDQISYANTIGASHVVIVGKNELDAGKVALKDMKTGEQELVTMEEVVGRMIT
- a CDS encoding AbrB/MazE/SpoVT family DNA-binding domain-containing protein, which encodes MELIKMEAIMKVGPKGQVVIPQEIRHALNIYPGSKVLFRLVNKKLEIEKPPQDAIAIFRESAKGMGKLKFHPHEAYEEELEERIN
- a CDS encoding type II toxin-antitoxin system VapC family toxin yields the protein MNYFDSNLIIYAMLDETEIGEWARGLLERMQNEEMPACTSFLTFDEVFYKVNKVKGSGVAIKNLEAFLTMPNMRFIDVNDGVIWKSLELIREYQLLPRDSIHAATAFIAGAETIFSEDTDFDNIPGLKRTWMF